Proteins encoded within one genomic window of Xylophilus sp. GOD-11R:
- a CDS encoding 5'-methylthioadenosine/adenosylhomocysteine nucleosidase translates to MPADRPIWGLLSALPEEQLGLVDLLDDVVPPVLHAGRQFVQGRLAGHRVVLALCGIGKVAAAATTAMLVERFGVERLVFTGVAGGLSPGARIGDVVVADGFMQHDMDASPLFPRYEIPLYGRALFDADADLSNRLDAAARIALADPVALCGPEDRARFLPDEVRVHRGLLVSGDRFVSALKEAADLRAGIPAAMAVDMESAAVAQVCRDYGVRFAAVRTISDRADDSAHVDFPAFVETVASRYASAIVAALFRDDAT, encoded by the coding sequence CAGCTCGGGTTGGTCGACCTGCTCGACGACGTGGTGCCGCCCGTGTTGCATGCCGGGCGGCAATTCGTTCAGGGCCGCCTGGCGGGGCACCGGGTGGTGCTGGCGCTTTGCGGCATCGGCAAGGTGGCGGCTGCCGCCACGACGGCGATGCTGGTCGAACGGTTCGGCGTGGAGCGCCTGGTGTTCACCGGCGTGGCGGGCGGTTTGTCGCCCGGGGCGCGCATCGGCGACGTGGTCGTGGCCGACGGGTTCATGCAGCACGACATGGATGCGTCTCCGCTGTTCCCGCGATACGAGATCCCGCTGTACGGCCGTGCCCTGTTCGACGCGGACGCGGATCTGTCGAACCGACTCGACGCCGCCGCCCGCATCGCCTTGGCGGATCCGGTCGCCCTTTGCGGGCCGGAAGATCGAGCGCGATTCCTGCCGGACGAGGTCCGCGTGCACCGCGGCCTGCTGGTCAGCGGCGACCGTTTCGTCAGTGCCTTGAAGGAAGCAGCCGACTTGCGCGCCGGAATTCCGGCGGCCATGGCGGTCGATATGGAGAGCGCGGCGGTGGCGCAGGTATGCCGCGATTACGGTGTGCGGTTTGCGGCGGTTCGCACCATCTCCGATCGCGCCGACGACAGCGCGCACGTGGACTTTCCCGCCTTCGTCGAAACCGTCGCCAGCCGCTATGCCAGCGCCATCGTGGCGGCGCTGTTCCGCGACGACGCTACTTGA
- the corA gene encoding magnesium/cobalt transporter CorA has translation MLNIFSLANGRLFQEEIESLEELARFTPIWVDLESPTVEEKRWIKQHYEVSIPEDATEDDIEESARFYEEDNGDLHVRSDFLIADEEEPRSVRVAFILNQRDSDKKSRGVLFSIHDEDVPVFRLLRLRARRAPGLIEDAKDVLLKLFDVDAEYSADTLENIYDELEKASRLVLSENVTDALAGEVLGAIARQEDLNGRIRRNVMDTRRAVSFMMRSRMLNAEQFEEARQILRDIESLDNHTAFLFDKINFLMDATVGFININQNKIIKIFSVASVALLPPTLIASIYGMNLQFPELAALGKAAYPYVITLMAASAVVPMLYFRRRGWLK, from the coding sequence ATGCTGAACATCTTTTCGCTCGCCAATGGCCGGCTCTTCCAGGAAGAGATCGAGTCGCTGGAAGAACTCGCCCGATTCACCCCGATCTGGGTCGACCTCGAATCCCCCACCGTCGAGGAAAAGCGGTGGATCAAGCAGCACTACGAAGTCTCGATTCCCGAGGACGCGACCGAAGACGACATCGAGGAGTCCGCTCGCTTCTATGAAGAAGACAACGGCGACCTGCATGTGCGCAGCGACTTCCTGATCGCCGATGAAGAAGAACCGCGCTCGGTGCGCGTTGCCTTCATCCTGAACCAGCGCGATTCGGACAAGAAGAGCCGGGGTGTGCTGTTCTCGATCCACGATGAGGATGTGCCGGTCTTCCGCCTGCTGCGCCTGCGGGCCCGGCGTGCGCCCGGGCTGATCGAGGACGCCAAGGACGTGCTGCTGAAGCTGTTCGACGTCGATGCCGAATACTCCGCCGACACCCTCGAAAACATCTACGACGAGCTCGAAAAGGCCAGCCGGCTGGTGCTGTCCGAGAACGTGACCGATGCGCTGGCCGGCGAAGTGTTGGGCGCCATCGCCCGCCAGGAAGACTTGAACGGTCGCATCCGGCGCAATGTGATGGACACGCGCCGCGCTGTCAGCTTCATGATGCGCAGCCGCATGCTCAACGCCGAGCAGTTCGAGGAGGCGCGGCAGATCCTGCGCGACATCGAATCGCTCGACAACCACACCGCGTTCCTGTTCGACAAGATCAACTTCCTGATGGACGCGACGGTCGGCTTCATCAACATCAACCAGAACAAGATCATCAAGATCTTCTCGGTGGCGAGCGTCGCGTTGCTGCCGCCGACGCTGATCGCCAGCATCTACGGCATGAACCTGCAGTTCCCGGAGCTCGCAGCATTGGGCAAGGCGGCGTATCCCTACGTGATCACGCTCATGGCGGCGAGCGCCGTGGTGCCGATGCTCTACTTCCGCCGCCGGGGCTGGCTCAAGTAG
- the hpf gene encoding ribosome hibernation-promoting factor, HPF/YfiA family has translation MNLTISGHHLDVTPALRGYVTSKLERVTRHYDDMVDIKVILSVEKQKEKQLRQRAECSILVKGSEMFAESAHADLYAAVDELMDKLDRQVVRHKDRVQNHHHEAPKRMM, from the coding sequence ATGAACCTGACGATCAGCGGCCATCATCTCGATGTCACTCCCGCCCTGCGCGGATACGTCACGAGCAAACTCGAACGCGTTACCCGCCATTACGACGACATGGTCGACATCAAGGTCATCCTGAGCGTCGAAAAGCAAAAGGAAAAGCAGCTGCGCCAACGTGCTGAATGCAGCATCCTCGTCAAGGGGAGCGAGATGTTTGCCGAGAGTGCCCACGCCGACCTTTATGCAGCGGTGGACGAACTGATGGACAAACTCGATCGGCAGGTTGTGCGGCACAAGGACCGTGTGCAGAACCATCACCACGAAGCGCCGAAACGGATGATGTGA
- a CDS encoding PTS sugar transporter subunit IIA, with translation MNRLAAILPVEQVLVSLEATSKKRAFEEAGLLFESLHGLSRALVTDSLFARERLGSTGLGHGVAIPHGRIKGLKAPMAAVFQLAQPIGFDAPDERPVVLLIFLLVPEAATQKHLEILSEIAELLSDAPLREKIKAGGSASELHAIIAQWQSTQPA, from the coding sequence ATGAACCGCCTAGCCGCCATCCTGCCCGTTGAACAGGTCCTCGTCAGCCTCGAGGCCACGAGCAAGAAGCGCGCGTTCGAAGAAGCCGGGCTGCTGTTCGAAAGCCTGCACGGCCTCAGCCGCGCGCTGGTGACCGACAGCCTGTTCGCCCGCGAGCGGCTGGGCTCCACCGGTCTCGGTCATGGCGTGGCCATTCCGCATGGCCGCATCAAAGGGCTGAAGGCACCGATGGCGGCGGTCTTCCAATTGGCGCAGCCGATTGGGTTCGATGCGCCGGATGAGCGGCCGGTCGTGCTGCTCATCTTCCTGTTGGTCCCCGAAGCGGCGACCCAGAAGCATCTGGAAATTCTTTCAGAGATCGCTGAACTGTTGAGCGACGCGCCATTACGCGAGAAGATCAAGGCCGGCGGCTCGGCTTCGGAGCTGCACGCGATCATCGCGCAGTGGCAGTCCACCCAGCCGGCCTGA
- the hprK gene encoding HPr(Ser) kinase/phosphatase, with translation MKPTVVSADALFEEFRSSLRWEWIAGLGASERRFDEIVVRAARSGADLVGYLNYIHPYRVQILGEREVAYLSNATPEDCARRIARIVTLEPPVLVLADGQTAPPGLVSMCERAQIPLFSTYESSAFVIDVLRAYLSKHFADRTTMHGVFMDILGLGVMITGESGLGKSELGLELISRGNGLVADDAVDLYRINQASIEGRCPELLQNLLEVRGIGLLDIRAIFGETAVRRKMRLKLIVHLVRKETMEREYERLPYEPLTQDVLGVPVRKAVIQVVAGRNIAVLVEAAVRNTILQLRGIDTYQEFVERHQRAMESGEH, from the coding sequence TTGAAACCGACCGTCGTCAGCGCCGATGCGCTTTTCGAGGAATTCAGGAGCTCCCTACGATGGGAGTGGATTGCGGGCCTTGGGGCGTCGGAGCGACGCTTCGATGAAATCGTGGTCCGCGCCGCACGTTCCGGCGCCGATCTGGTCGGCTATCTCAACTACATCCACCCCTACCGGGTGCAGATCCTGGGTGAGCGAGAAGTCGCCTACCTGAGCAACGCTACGCCGGAAGACTGCGCCCGACGCATCGCCCGTATCGTGACACTGGAGCCGCCGGTGCTGGTGTTGGCGGATGGCCAGACCGCGCCGCCGGGCCTGGTGTCGATGTGCGAACGCGCGCAGATTCCGCTGTTTTCCACCTACGAGTCCTCTGCCTTCGTCATCGACGTGCTGCGGGCCTATCTGTCCAAGCATTTCGCCGACCGCACCACGATGCACGGTGTGTTCATGGACATCCTGGGCCTCGGCGTGATGATCACCGGCGAGTCCGGCCTCGGCAAAAGCGAGCTCGGGCTGGAGCTGATTTCGCGTGGCAACGGGCTGGTCGCCGACGATGCGGTCGACCTCTATCGCATCAACCAAGCTTCCATCGAGGGGCGTTGCCCCGAGCTGCTGCAAAACTTGCTGGAAGTGCGCGGCATCGGCCTGCTCGACATCCGCGCCATCTTCGGCGAGACGGCAGTGCGCCGGAAGATGCGTCTCAAGCTGATCGTGCACCTGGTCCGCAAGGAAACCATGGAGCGCGAATACGAGCGACTGCCCTACGAGCCCCTGACGCAAGACGTGCTCGGCGTGCCGGTGCGCAAGGCGGTGATCCAGGTGGTGGCGGGGCGCAACATCGCGGTGCTGGTGGAGGCGGCGGTGCGCAACACCATCCTGCAGCTGCGTGGCATCGACACTTACCAGGAATTCGTCGAGCGCCACCAGCGCGCCATGGAGAGCGGCGAGCACTGA
- the fur gene encoding ferric iron uptake transcriptional regulator, whose protein sequence is MHSNIDDLKNTGLKATLPRLKILEIFQTGKQRHMTAEDVFRVLLEERSDIGLATVYRVLTQFEQAAILSRRHFESGKAVYELNEGSHHDHFVCTNCGKVEEFYDAEIEQRQQAVAKAKGWQVQDHSMALYGLCEDCGKLHPRRG, encoded by the coding sequence ATGCACAGCAACATCGACGATCTCAAGAACACCGGCCTCAAGGCCACGCTGCCCCGGCTGAAGATCCTCGAGATCTTCCAGACCGGCAAGCAACGCCACATGACCGCCGAAGATGTCTTTCGGGTGCTTCTCGAGGAGCGCTCCGACATCGGCCTGGCCACCGTCTACCGGGTGCTCACCCAGTTCGAGCAGGCCGCCATCCTGAGCCGGCGCCATTTCGAGAGCGGCAAGGCGGTCTACGAACTCAACGAAGGTTCGCACCACGACCACTTCGTCTGCACCAATTGCGGCAAGGTCGAGGAGTTCTACGACGCGGAAATCGAGCAGCGTCAGCAAGCTGTGGCCAAGGCCAAGGGCTGGCAGGTGCAAGACCATTCCATGGCGCTCTACGGCCTCTGCGAGGACTGCGGCAAGCTGCATCCCCGGCGCGGCTGA
- a CDS encoding outer membrane protein assembly factor BamE: MSDHFLRRSLTVAAAATAALLAGCGTVDSASNRLVSAITPYKIEIVQGNFVSKEQVAALEKGMSRIQVREVLGTPLITNLFRADRWDYVFTIKRPGVDPQSRRLSVFFENDLLARFEGDDMPTEAEFVARLDTRTRLGKIPPLEATPAELAKFPGRPKSEQEPSTSAIAAEAPPSTAYPPLNAPSSR, from the coding sequence ATGTCCGATCACTTTCTGCGCCGCTCCCTGACCGTCGCCGCGGCTGCCACGGCAGCCCTGCTTGCGGGCTGCGGCACGGTCGACAGCGCCAGTAATCGGCTGGTCAGCGCGATCACGCCCTACAAGATCGAGATCGTCCAGGGCAACTTCGTCTCCAAGGAGCAGGTGGCTGCGCTCGAAAAGGGCATGAGCAGGATCCAGGTCCGGGAAGTGCTGGGTACGCCCCTCATCACCAACCTCTTCCGTGCCGATCGCTGGGACTATGTCTTCACCATCAAGCGGCCCGGCGTCGATCCGCAATCGCGCCGCCTGAGCGTCTTCTTCGAGAACGATCTGCTCGCGCGTTTCGAAGGCGACGACATGCCAACCGAAGCTGAATTCGTGGCGCGTCTCGATACCCGCACGCGTCTCGGCAAGATCCCGCCCCTCGAAGCAACGCCTGCCGAATTGGCGAAGTTCCCCGGCCGGCCCAAATCCGAGCAAGAGCCTTCCACGAGCGCGATCGCGGCGGAGGCTCCACCGTCCACCGCCTATCCGCCGCTCAACGCGCCCAGCAGCCGCTGA
- the dapB gene encoding 4-hydroxy-tetrahydrodipicolinate reductase, translating to MTANSSSPATGTPHKIAVAGASGRMGRMLIEAIRACDDCVLAGALDQASSPAIASDASAFLGFASGVAITSDLAKAIAPASVLIDFTRPEGTLRHLEVCREHGVNLVIGTTGFTAAQKAEIEAASREIAIVMAPNMSVGVNVTLKLLEMAAKALSTGYDIEVIEAHHRHKVDAPSGTALKMGEVLAEAMGRSLEDCAVYTREGETGPRDPSSIGFATIRGGDIVGDHTVLFAGTGERIEITHKSSSRATYAQGSLRAVRFLEGRKQGLYDMFDVLGLRA from the coding sequence ATGACAGCGAACTCCTCCTCGCCGGCGACCGGCACCCCCCACAAGATCGCGGTTGCCGGTGCTTCCGGCCGCATGGGCCGCATGTTGATCGAGGCGATTCGCGCCTGCGACGACTGTGTGCTCGCCGGCGCGCTCGACCAGGCATCCAGCCCGGCGATCGCCTCCGATGCTTCCGCCTTCCTCGGCTTTGCGAGCGGTGTGGCCATCACCTCGGATTTGGCCAAGGCCATCGCGCCCGCGTCGGTGCTGATCGACTTCACCCGCCCCGAAGGCACGCTGCGCCACCTGGAAGTCTGCCGCGAGCACGGCGTCAACCTCGTCATCGGCACGACAGGCTTCACGGCGGCGCAGAAGGCCGAGATCGAGGCTGCGTCACGCGAGATCGCCATCGTGATGGCGCCCAACATGAGCGTCGGCGTCAACGTCACGCTGAAGCTGCTGGAAATGGCCGCCAAGGCGCTGTCCACCGGCTACGACATCGAGGTGATCGAGGCGCACCATCGCCACAAGGTCGATGCGCCCTCGGGCACCGCGCTCAAGATGGGTGAAGTGCTGGCCGAGGCCATGGGCCGCTCGCTCGAAGACTGCGCCGTCTACACCCGCGAAGGCGAGACCGGCCCACGCGATCCGTCGTCCATCGGCTTCGCCACGATCCGTGGCGGCGACATCGTCGGCGACCACACCGTGCTGTTCGCCGGCACTGGCGAGCGAATCGAGATCACCCATAAGTCCTCGAGCCGTGCGACCTACGCCCAGGGCAGCCTGCGCGCCGTCCGGTTCCTGGAAGGGCGCAAACAGGGTCTGTACGACATGTTCGACGTGCTCGGCCTGCGGGCCTGA
- a CDS encoding MotA/TolQ/ExbB proton channel family protein: MDALSFFMAGDALARVVAVVLLVMSVSSWIVILWKSWLLNAASRHSVRAIAAFWQSPSLDDARQRLSAFDPQGLVTPFVAALAADEAIGLAAGGDRAQRRTRVLRDALHQASAQLQSGQVLLASIGAIAPFVGLLGTVWGIHRALVDIAGAGQISIERIAGPVGEALVMTAAGLAVAIPAVLAYNLLGRRIVRIEAELEGFAQDLRDL, encoded by the coding sequence ATGGATGCGCTGAGTTTCTTCATGGCGGGCGATGCGCTCGCGCGCGTGGTGGCCGTGGTGCTGCTGGTGATGTCGGTGTCGAGCTGGATCGTCATTCTCTGGAAATCCTGGCTGCTGAACGCGGCCAGCCGGCATTCGGTGCGCGCCATCGCTGCTTTCTGGCAGTCGCCCAGCCTCGACGACGCGCGGCAACGGTTGTCCGCATTCGATCCGCAAGGGCTGGTGACGCCTTTCGTGGCCGCCCTGGCAGCCGACGAGGCGATCGGCCTGGCGGCGGGCGGCGACCGCGCCCAGCGTCGCACCCGTGTCCTGCGTGATGCGCTGCACCAGGCTTCGGCGCAACTGCAGTCCGGCCAGGTGTTGCTGGCCAGCATCGGCGCCATCGCACCTTTCGTCGGCTTGCTCGGCACGGTCTGGGGCATTCACCGCGCCCTGGTCGACATCGCGGGCGCGGGCCAGATCAGCATCGAGCGCATCGCCGGGCCGGTGGGCGAGGCGCTGGTGATGACCGCGGCCGGGTTGGCGGTAGCGATTCCGGCGGTTCTGGCCTACAACCTGCTCGGACGGCGCATCGTGCGTATCGAGGCCGAACTCGAAGGCTTCGCGCAGGACCTGCGCGACCTCTGA
- a CDS encoding biopolymer transporter ExbD: MAFGRLSRGPDAAPLSEINVTPLVDVMLVLVVVFLLTAPLLATSIRLDLPQAATAPAPSGKQGVQLVVDAAGQAFLDDRPLGDKALAERLAQVAADDPDTEIQLRADTAVPYGRVVALLDLAQQAGLVHVGFVAAQRAATPDRP; this comes from the coding sequence ATGGCGTTCGGACGACTTTCCCGCGGCCCCGACGCCGCACCGCTGAGTGAAATCAACGTGACGCCGCTGGTCGACGTGATGCTGGTGCTGGTGGTGGTGTTCCTGCTGACGGCACCGCTGCTGGCCACCAGCATCCGGCTCGACCTGCCGCAGGCGGCCACGGCGCCCGCGCCCTCGGGCAAGCAGGGCGTTCAGCTGGTGGTCGATGCCGCCGGTCAGGCCTTTCTCGACGACCGCCCGCTCGGGGACAAAGCCTTGGCCGAGCGCCTGGCGCAGGTCGCCGCCGACGATCCGGATACCGAGATCCAGCTGCGGGCCGACACGGCCGTGCCCTACGGCCGCGTCGTCGCGCTGCTCGACCTGGCGCAGCAGGCAGGCCTCGTCCACGTGGGTTTCGTCGCCGCCCAGCGGGCCGCCACGCCCGACCGACCCTAG
- the leuS gene encoding leucine--tRNA ligase, translating into MQDKYSHQEVESAAQADWTARDVYRVTEDASRPKFYACSMLPYPSGKLHMGHVRNYTINDMLARQLRMRGFNVLMPMGWDAFGLPAENAAMKNGVPPAQWTYDNIAYMKKQMQAMGLAIDWSREVATCSPEYYKWNQWLFLKMLEKGIAYRKTQTVNWDPVDQTVLANEQVIDGKGWRTGAVVEKREIPGYYLKITDYAEELLDHVQNKLPGWPERVRLMQENWIGKSQGVRFAFPHDIRDASGELIGDGRMYVFTTRADTIMGVTFCAVAPEHPIAAHAASLDPALAAFIAECKSGGTTEAELATQEKKGMRTGLFVTHPFMEDPIEVWVGNYVLMGYGDGAVMGVPAHDERDFAFALKYDIPIRQVVQVDGEHYDYHHWHDWYADKKNGVTINSDYFSGLPYEEAVDAVARALQERGLGEKKTTWRLRDWGVSRQRYWGTPIPIIHCEEHGAVPVPEQDLPVVLPQDCIPDGSGNPLARHEGFHAGVVCPVCGKAARRETDTMDTFVDSSWYFMRYCDPKNDRQMVGAGAEYWMPMDQYIGGIEHAILHLLYARFWTKVMRDLGLVKVDEPFTKLLTQGMVLNHIYSRKTPKGGIEYFWPHEVEDVHDAAGKVVSAKLKSDGSAVDYGGVGTMSKSKNNGVDPQDLIGKYGADTARLYTMFTAPPEATLEWNDAAVEGSYRFLRRVWNFGVKLTAGDRAAANASIAGVGRLQEVTFGPAAKELRRELHTVLRQVDYDYQRMQYNTVVSGAMKMINALESFKAEGVPGAEVAAIEGFAILLRVLYPATPHIADQLWKQLGYAAELGDLLDTPWPKVDESALVQDEIELMLQVNGKLRGSVRVPAGADKAAIEAAALASEDFQKFAAGATPKKVIVVPGRLINVVV; encoded by the coding sequence ATGCAAGACAAATATTCTCATCAAGAGGTCGAAAGCGCCGCCCAGGCCGACTGGACCGCCCGCGACGTCTACCGAGTCACGGAAGACGCCAGCCGGCCCAAGTTCTACGCCTGCTCGATGCTGCCGTATCCGAGCGGCAAGCTGCACATGGGCCATGTGCGCAACTACACCATCAACGACATGCTGGCGCGGCAGCTGCGCATGCGCGGCTTCAATGTGTTGATGCCGATGGGCTGGGACGCCTTCGGCCTGCCCGCCGAGAACGCCGCCATGAAGAACGGCGTGCCGCCGGCGCAGTGGACCTACGACAACATCGCCTACATGAAGAAGCAGATGCAGGCGATGGGGCTGGCCATCGACTGGTCGCGTGAGGTCGCCACCTGCTCGCCCGAGTACTACAAATGGAATCAGTGGCTGTTCCTGAAGATGCTCGAAAAAGGCATCGCCTACCGCAAGACCCAGACGGTGAACTGGGATCCGGTCGACCAGACCGTGCTGGCCAACGAGCAGGTGATCGACGGCAAGGGCTGGCGTACCGGCGCGGTGGTGGAAAAACGTGAGATCCCCGGCTACTACCTGAAGATCACCGACTACGCCGAAGAGCTGCTCGACCACGTGCAGAACAAGCTGCCGGGCTGGCCCGAACGGGTGCGCCTGATGCAGGAGAACTGGATCGGCAAGAGCCAGGGCGTGCGTTTCGCGTTCCCGCACGACATCCGCGACGCCTCGGGCGAGCTGATTGGCGACGGCCGCATGTACGTCTTCACGACGCGCGCCGACACCATCATGGGGGTCACCTTCTGCGCGGTGGCGCCTGAGCATCCGATCGCGGCGCACGCGGCGTCTCTGGATCCGGCCCTCGCCGCTTTCATCGCCGAATGCAAGAGCGGCGGCACCACCGAGGCCGAGCTTGCCACGCAGGAAAAGAAGGGCATGCGCACGGGCTTGTTCGTGACGCACCCTTTCATGGAAGACCCGATCGAAGTTTGGGTCGGCAACTACGTGCTGATGGGCTACGGCGACGGTGCGGTGATGGGCGTGCCGGCGCACGACGAGCGCGATTTCGCCTTCGCGCTGAAGTACGACATCCCGATCCGCCAGGTGGTGCAGGTCGATGGCGAGCACTACGACTACCACCACTGGCACGACTGGTACGCCGACAAGAAGAACGGTGTCACCATCAATTCCGACTACTTCAGCGGACTGCCTTACGAAGAGGCGGTCGACGCGGTGGCGCGCGCGCTGCAGGAGCGCGGCCTGGGCGAGAAGAAGACCACCTGGCGCCTGCGCGACTGGGGAGTGAGCCGCCAGCGCTACTGGGGCACGCCGATCCCCATCATCCATTGCGAGGAACATGGCGCGGTGCCGGTGCCCGAGCAGGACCTGCCGGTGGTGCTGCCGCAGGACTGCATTCCCGACGGCTCCGGCAATCCGCTGGCGCGGCACGAGGGCTTTCATGCCGGCGTGGTCTGCCCGGTGTGCGGCAAGGCGGCGCGGCGCGAGACCGACACCATGGACACCTTCGTGGACTCGTCCTGGTACTTCATGCGCTATTGCGACCCGAAGAACGACCGGCAGATGGTCGGCGCGGGCGCCGAGTACTGGATGCCGATGGACCAGTACATCGGTGGCATCGAGCACGCCATCCTGCATCTGCTGTATGCCCGGTTCTGGACCAAGGTGATGCGTGACCTCGGCCTGGTAAAGGTCGACGAGCCCTTCACCAAGCTGCTCACCCAGGGCATGGTGCTCAACCACATCTACTCGCGCAAGACGCCCAAGGGCGGCATCGAGTACTTCTGGCCGCACGAGGTCGAGGATGTGCACGACGCGGCCGGCAAGGTGGTTTCGGCCAAGCTCAAGTCCGACGGTTCGGCCGTGGACTATGGCGGCGTCGGCACCATGAGCAAGAGCAAGAACAATGGCGTCGATCCGCAGGACCTGATCGGCAAGTACGGCGCCGACACTGCACGGCTCTACACCATGTTCACCGCGCCGCCGGAAGCCACGCTGGAGTGGAACGACGCGGCCGTCGAGGGCAGCTACCGCTTCCTGCGTCGGGTCTGGAACTTCGGCGTGAAGCTCACGGCCGGGGACAGGGCCGCGGCCAACGCCAGCATCGCCGGCGTGGGGCGCCTGCAGGAAGTCACTTTCGGCCCCGCTGCCAAGGAGCTGCGCCGCGAACTGCACACCGTGCTGCGCCAAGTCGACTACGACTACCAGCGCATGCAATACAACACGGTGGTGTCGGGCGCGATGAAGATGATCAACGCCCTCGAGTCGTTCAAGGCCGAAGGCGTGCCGGGCGCGGAAGTCGCAGCCATCGAAGGCTTCGCCATCCTGCTGCGGGTGCTCTACCCGGCCACGCCGCACATCGCCGACCAGCTGTGGAAGCAGCTCGGCTATGCCGCCGAACTCGGCGACCTGCTCGACACGCCCTGGCCCAAGGTCGACGAATCGGCGCTGGTGCAGGACGAGATCGAGCTGATGCTGCAGGTCAACGGCAAGCTGCGCGGCTCGGTCCGGGTGCCCGCCGGCGCCGACAAGGCGGCGATCGAGGCGGCCGCGCTGGCGAGCGAGGATTTCCAGAAATTCGCCGCCGGTGCCACGCCCAAGAAGGTGATCGTGGTGCCGGGTCGCCTGATCAACGTCGTGGTTTGA
- the lptE gene encoding LPS assembly lipoprotein LptE — MLRRRAVLSLSGLVALPLAGCGFHLRQAPTFAFKTIYLNGAPASTLAAELRRNLEAGTGLQVSRDPAQRYTQDVILDVLQDQRERVALSYNSVGQVREFQLRVRVRFALRTPDEREILPSTELLLQQDQSYDETLALAKEQEAQLIFRNLQTDVVRQILRRLAAVRQI; from the coding sequence ATGCTCCGCCGTCGCGCTGTCCTTTCCCTCTCCGGCCTGGTGGCACTGCCGCTCGCGGGATGCGGCTTTCACCTGCGCCAGGCGCCGACGTTCGCATTCAAGACCATCTACCTCAACGGCGCGCCGGCCTCGACCCTGGCGGCCGAGTTGCGGCGCAATCTCGAAGCCGGCACCGGTCTGCAGGTGAGCCGTGATCCGGCCCAGCGTTACACCCAGGACGTCATCCTCGATGTGCTGCAGGACCAGCGCGAGCGTGTCGCCCTGAGCTACAACTCGGTCGGCCAGGTGCGTGAGTTCCAGCTGCGGGTGCGGGTGCGCTTCGCCCTGCGCACGCCCGACGAGCGCGAGATCCTGCCGTCGACCGAACTCCTGCTGCAGCAGGACCAGAGCTACGACGAAACCCTGGCACTGGCCAAGGAGCAGGAAGCGCAACTGATCTTCCGCAATCTCCAGACCGACGTGGTGCGCCAGATTCTTCGGCGCCTGGCCGCGGTCCGGCAGATCTAG